The genomic window TTTCACAAATTTGTTTATATTATTCCAATATGCAAAAAAGTCCTTTATACTGAACTCAGATGACTCATCCAAGACCAATAAAAAGGACCCAACACATGGATAAGTATAAAACAAATTCTGCTTTTAATAAATGGTTTTCTTCCATTAAGCTAAATCTTTTACCAAGCCCTATTCAAAAAAAGATTGTTGACTTTGATAAATACCATAAGAAACTTAGTTTCTTCCAAGCTCTTCAACTTTTTCTTCATGGAATCAATGACGAAAAAGAAAGTCTTAGAGAGATGGATGCGGCTTTTGTTTCGAAAGAACTTCAAAAAGAAATGGATATGACTAGTATCAGTTATTCTCAGCTCTCTAGAACTCTCTCAAAAATAGATTCAGAGATTCTTTTAGCCATTTTTAGTCAGCTAGTTAGTCAGGCTAAAAATAAAAGGCCCGTAACGAAACGAAATAGTCTCTACCTAATTGATTCTTCGACGTTTTCACTTAACCAAAACCTTTATCAATGGGCTGATTTTCGTAAAACAAAATCAGGAGTTAAGCTTCACTTAAAACTCTGCTTTATGGATAATGAACATCTTTACCCAGATGAATTTACACTGACTAACGCCGTCGAGCACGATACAAATCAGTTAGAAGTATTGGTTAATCAACCTGAAGCGACTTATGTGTTTGATCGCGGTTACCTTGATTTTGAACGATTAGATACGATGCACTCGCAGGGCTAC from Carnobacterium iners includes these protein-coding regions:
- a CDS encoding IS4 family transposase, with product MDKYKTNSAFNKWFSSIKLNLLPSPIQKKIVDFDKYHKKLSFFQALQLFLHGINDEKESLREMDAAFVSKELQKEMDMTSISYSQLSRTLSKIDSEILLAIFSQLVSQAKNKRPVTKRNSLYLIDSSTFSLNQNLYQWADFRKTKSGVKLHLKLCFMDNEHLYPDEFTLTNAVEHDTNQLEVLVNQPEATYVFDRGYLDFERLDTMHSQGYFFVTRIKKNTKVHVLEPLVASKSESVISDQMVALGAQNHLTSRFRLETVQDKKGKTLQFITNRFDCSSTDIAEMCKARWQIELFFKHIKQHMTIKKFFSRSEKGVVNQLILAMIASLLTYLIKLKTKSNQSVFQIKRFFRYLLFQPAEEWFNLLIPT